The Vibrio marisflavi CECT 7928 region AAGTAATCTTCCCGAAGTCACCGGCGCAAACAAGCAAGCATCCCTAGGAGTAATTTATCCCGCGAATTAAAGGGGGGGGGTTCAAATTAACTAACTTAAATAAGCCAGAGCATCTGGCTTATTTAAAGCTTAGCGTAAACCAGCTACATCGCGGAGCTTTGATAGGCATTCCAGCCACGTTGCCATTCCATACGAAACCTCTGACCTTGCTTCATTCCATCACAAACACCTAAATAGTCTTGGCCAGACAAGCCTATTTGATACGCATAGTCAGGATTGCAGTAATATTTTATCCCTTCGTTATAGCCCTCATCATACTCTGTTTGCTCACTGGCATTGATATGCCCCAACTGGCTATACGAGCGAGGGTTGAAGCCTCTAGCTCCATCTTGATAACCGATCTGATGCCAGTCATCACTGCTTGCTCCTAGTCCCGATACACACCCAGACAACAAAACTACGACAAAAAGAAAAATGAATGACTTCATATTGCTCCTACTTATATTTTAACGACGCTGAGTATACTCAAGTATTTTAATTATCAATTAGTTAATTTACATCTTAACGGCAATTTACCAACATAAAAGCGATACGCCTTTTATACTCATCAATTTAGATTTAGTTTTCACGAAGAAATTACTCAGAAACTGTTCATTGGCGAATAAACAAAACCACTGAACGATCAATAAGCGCTACTTATCACAATTTGTAACTGCTAACGCTGAAAACCAGTGTAATTCCCTAAAAGCTCCGTAATATCTCACCGTTGAGTTATGCAACAAGCAGAAGGGAATTTTTATGTTGTGGTTTTTAACCTGTGTCGCGGCATTGATCGGCGGATATTTTGTCTACGGCACATTTATCGAAAAGATATTTGGGATAAACGAAAAGAGAAAGACACCCGCCCATACGAAAGCAGACGGTGTGGACTTTGTCCCTATGTCAACGCGTAAAGTCTATTTGGTTCAATTACTTAATATTGCAGGCGTTGGACCTATATTTGGGCCAATTATGGGAGCTCTATACGGGCCAGCTGCCATGCTATGGATAGTTATAGGCTGTATTTTTGCAGGCGCTGTACACGATTATTTCTCTGGAATGTTATCCGTAAGAAATGATGGTGCTTCTGTCCCTAGTATCACAGGCCGCTACTTAGGAAATGGCGCAAAGCACTTCATGAATGTTTTCGCTATTGTCTTATTGCTTCTGGTTGGTGTGGTATTTGTTTCCGCGCCTGCTGGCATGATCACAACACTCATCAACGATCAAACCAGCATGACCGTCAGCATGTCAACAATGGTAATGGTCATCTTTGCGTATTACGTTATTGCTACTCTTGTTCCCGTC contains the following coding sequences:
- a CDS encoding DUF2799 domain-containing protein; amino-acid sequence: MKSFIFLFVVVLLSGCVSGLGASSDDWHQIGYQDGARGFNPRSYSQLGHINASEQTEYDEGYNEGIKYYCNPDYAYQIGLSGQDYLGVCDGMKQGQRFRMEWQRGWNAYQSSAM